In Deltaproteobacteria bacterium IMCC39524, the genomic stretch TTAGGCGGTGGCTACTGGAGTTGGGAGAACACCGGTAAAGCCGAGATCAGCGGTGTCGAAGCCGAAGTCTCATCAGATTTTGCCCTGATGGGTCGGGAGGACCTGCGTTTGCAGCCTTACCTGAACTTTACTTACTTTGATCGTTACCGTGACCTTGATAAAGATGAAGACCTTAAATACATGAACGAGATGAACGCTTCTTACGGTGTTGGCGTGAAAATGCCTTACGATCTTTCTGCAAGACTCAATTTTGCTTATCATGGCCGCAAATGGGTCGATGATTGGGAAACTGGTATGGGCGAGGACGTAGAAAAAGGGGGCTTTACTGTTGCCGACCTGAGCCTGAGCAAGGAGCTCTTTGACTCCAGTTGTTCAATCGGTGCGAGCGTTGGCAACCTGTTTGATAAAGATTACGCCTATGTTTTGGGTTACCCGATGCCCGGACGTAATTATCAGGTTAATGTGAGCTACAGGTTCTAATCTGCTTACCGGGCCATCGTCACTTTGTTTTGTGACGATGGCCCATGGTTCCTCTATGAAAAAAGCCTTACTCTTTTTGCTCTTTTCTTTTCTCCTTGTCGGTCCTGCGCAGAGCCGTGAGTTGATTGATCAACTCGGCCGCAAGGTTGAAGTCGCAGAACCTCTGACCCGTGTGGTCTCACTGATTCCAAGTCTTACCGAGACCAGTTACGAGGTCGGCGGGGGCGAGCTGTTGGTGGGCGCGACCCGTTTCGCAACCTTTCCCGCCGCAGCGGCCAAATTGCCGAGAGTTGGCTCTTACATTGCTCTTGATATCGAAAGAATCGTCAAGCTTAAGCCGCAACTCTGTCTGGCGACTAAAGACGGCAACCCGAAGGCTGCCGTTGAAAGGCTTGAGAGCCTCGGCATACCGGTCTATGTGTTTGACCCGAAAAGTCTTGAGGATGTCGTTGATACCGTTGTCCGCCTGGGTGAAATTTACGGCATGGAGGAGCAGGCGGCCGCCCTGGTCTCCGGTTACCAGAGACGTTTGGATAAGGTTGCTCTTCAGCTCGAGGGGGTGAAGGATCGACCCCGGGTCTTTTTTCAGATCGACGCACAACCGATTTTCTCGGCAGGCTCCGATACCTTCCTGCATCAGTTGTTGGTTCGCTCCGGTGCTGTTAACCTTGCTGCTAATCGCAGAGGTTATCCCCGTTACTCCTGGGAGGAGTTGCTGGTTATGAAGCCTGATGTGGTGCTTCTTGCTTCAATGGGAGGCGGCTACTCGGAGCAGGAATTACGCGCGCGTTGGGACGCCTGGCCACAGGTCCCGGCGGTTAAACAGAACCGCTTGCATATTGTCGATGCGGACTTGTTTGATCGCCCTTCACCAAGATTGATCGATGCCCTCGAGTACCTGATTGTGCTGCTTCATCCTGAGCTTGATCAAGCTCAATAACCCGGCAGGCTAGAGCTGTGAAAATGATTGGTTATGTCCCCGTTTATAAAAAACTGATCGCTGTCACCTTGGTTCTCAGCCTGCTGCTCGCCTGTTCCATGTTGTTGGGCTTGGCGGTTGGCTCGTCCGGTGACGCCTCTGCAGCCTGGAAGTTACTGTTCGGTCAAGGTGAGCCTGATCCCACCCTGGAAGTAATTGTCTGGCAATTGCGATGGCCGAGAGTGATCCTGGCGGCGACGGTTGGCGCCTCCCTCTCTCTGGGCGGCCTGGTCTTCCAGGCTCTCTTGCGTAACCCTCTGGCTGAACCTTATATCCTGGGTGTTTCCGGCGGCTCAGCGGTCGGTGCTATTCTCGGCATCCTCGCCGGATTCAGTATCTTCCCCGGGTTAACTTTAAGCTCTTTTGCCGGGTCGTTACTCGTTCTCATGCTGGTGCTGTTGTTGAGTAATCGCAGGGAAGGTAACAGCGATTCCCTGCTGCTCGGTGGTGTCATGGTGAACGCCTTTTGTGGCGCTGTCATCATGTTCCTGATCTCGGTCAGTAAGACCTCCCAGATGCAGAAAATCATTTTCTGGCTGATGGGCGATCTCTCCTCGGTCGGCACTGACACTCTGCCTCTATTGCTCGGGGTTCTGCCCTGCTTTTTGCTGATCTTTCTGCTCGCTCAACCCCTCAACCTGCTCCTGACCGGTCGTGAAAGTGCATCCTCCATGGGTGTTAATGTCGCTGCAATGATGCTGGTCTTGTTGCTGACCGCGTCCCTGATGGTGAGTTTGACGGTTTGTCACTCAGGGCTGATCGGCTTTGTCGGCCTGACGGTTCCCCATATCCTGCGACTGGTTCTGGGTTCGGATCATCGTATCCTTATCCCGGCCTGTATTTTGTCGGGTGCCTCCTATCTCGTGCTTTGCGATCTGTTAGCCAGGAGTCTGCCCAGTCAGGGTGAGATGTCGGTAGGAATTGTGACGGCCCTGGTCGGTGCTCCGCTCTTTATCGGCTTGCTGTGGAGGGGGCGAAAATGAATCTGATCGATATCAAGAACGTCAGTCTTCACTACGGCACCCGGCCGGTTGTAAAGAATGTTTCTGTCAG encodes the following:
- a CDS encoding iron ABC transporter permease produces the protein MIGYVPVYKKLIAVTLVLSLLLACSMLLGLAVGSSGDASAAWKLLFGQGEPDPTLEVIVWQLRWPRVILAATVGASLSLGGLVFQALLRNPLAEPYILGVSGGSAVGAILGILAGFSIFPGLTLSSFAGSLLVLMLVLLLSNRREGNSDSLLLGGVMVNAFCGAVIMFLISVSKTSQMQKIIFWLMGDLSSVGTDTLPLLLGVLPCFLLIFLLAQPLNLLLTGRESASSMGVNVAAMMLVLLLTASLMVSLTVCHSGLIGFVGLTVPHILRLVLGSDHRILIPACILSGASYLVLCDLLARSLPSQGEMSVGIVTALVGAPLFIGLLWRGRK
- a CDS encoding cobalamin-binding protein — its product is MKKALLFLLFSFLLVGPAQSRELIDQLGRKVEVAEPLTRVVSLIPSLTETSYEVGGGELLVGATRFATFPAAAAKLPRVGSYIALDIERIVKLKPQLCLATKDGNPKAAVERLESLGIPVYVFDPKSLEDVVDTVVRLGEIYGMEEQAAALVSGYQRRLDKVALQLEGVKDRPRVFFQIDAQPIFSAGSDTFLHQLLVRSGAVNLAANRRGYPRYSWEELLVMKPDVVLLASMGGGYSEQELRARWDAWPQVPAVKQNRLHIVDADLFDRPSPRLIDALEYLIVLLHPELDQAQ